The genome window ACCAAACATGTTTGGAAAATTATTTAGGCACATGTAAATGATAATAAGGGAACTAATACAATGGAGGAAAATTTTCACATATTCTCTAGTAATATTATATGTTAACGGACATGCGCAACCTCCTTGAGTTCTAAAATATGAGCCCCTGATAAAATAGTAAAACCAAGCCATTTGGTCATGAGTTGGACACTTAACTATTGGGCCAACTCGACTTGATGAAATCACAAATAGACATAATTCAAGtttgaagctgagaatgcttACAAAATTAAACGAATAAACCATTTCAGCTTCAGCATGGCAATGAGCTGTGTTAATGTAGCTTCCCCTCTGGTGCAGAAAGATAGTGATGCAGTGAAAGAAGCATTAGATCAGCTGAGGGAAGCAGGTTGGGCAAAGCAGTGGGCCTCTCAACCAAACATCTCCCGTCGTACGGTTAGTATCCTCGAAGTGTGGTGTATTGAGCAACTTCCACGCAGTTATTAGAGTCACAAACCTGTGCATACATGTACAATAAATTGTATCTGCTTGTTTGCAAATTGAGTTCCATAAAGGTTGCTTTTTATAGTTATTGGAATTTGAGTTATCTAAATAATGGATCTAAGACTGACGATCCTCACGATGATCATTACATGGATGATACACAATATAGTTGGAATAATCACATTAATAGTTGTATTGACATTTATCTTGAGTCTCAAATCTTTATTAAATGTATGGGTAGGGAACAGTAAACTCACAGCTAATTTACTCGTATGCTCAGACTTTTCTACGTGAGCTGACAACTCTTGGAATCAAGAATGCGGAGAACCTTGCAATCCCAAGTGTTAGAAATGATGTAAGTTTAGCATTCAATTATTCTACGTAATATTTAGGATCATTAAAGCAATATTAAGATTTCTGTTCTTTGGCTGGTCTGAAAACCAGCCCTCAAGTTGTGTTACTAGATGAGTCCTCAAGTTGTGTTACTAGATGAGTTTGGTCATTAGTTCATCTGCTAAAGTTTGAACCTCGTCTAAGGTTTAACTAAATGTTCACTTTGGTGTATTAAGTGTTCTAGATTTTCTTCTGCTGTTGTCTTCAGTACTTAGTTCCTCAGTATCttttatttcattaattttctGCAGTGATGCAGGCTGCTTTTCTTACCACAGTAGTGGGAACAACAGGGGCTTTAGGTACTCTTGCTGGCCAACTTCCAGGGGTAACTTCATATTCGTATCCTCGGTACATACACATTTTTTATGGAGTAAATTATACTATCTTGTATTAAAATATGGTTAcccattaaaaattaaattaaatataatatcaccATATTAATGCAAATATGCAATCCAAGCCCCCCACCATACTGATCAGTATATGTATACGATCTCTTCTCTGTCTGCACTTCCTTTATAAGCTCTCATGCATTTATTACATTGCCTTCATGTTATGTCTAATGTAATTGCTGGAATACAGGTCCGTCAGCTAACTTACACATCTGATAAACGTTTAGCAGATAAATCAAACCCCCAAAagcttaattttatatgcaacCAGCAAGCTGACTCTAGGCAAATGACTTTATATTACACTCTCACCTCCCTTACTGAAAATCATTGTTTTCTTGTATAAAAAAAACTCAGCAAATAAGTGTCTGTGAACATTCTTGTCATGTTTTATTCTTATCTAATGTTTTGTGTGTACCATCTAGAATGCAAGTGTCATGTCGTAGTTATCCGTGTTACACATATTACAATCCTGAAGTGTAAATGAGCTTATGCAAACCAGAGATTCTCGTCatgaattatttaatttttaatctttattttgtttgttccATCTAAACTTGCACCTATTAATTATGCTTGCTACACATACTTGTTCCAACACTGACtagtatataaattttcatCTAACAGGATTGGGGATTCTTTGTGCCTTATTTGATTGGGAGTATATCGTTAGTAGTTTTGGCTGTTGGAAGCACCAACCCTGGGTAAGTCAAATCTAACATACATCAGCATACAGCATCTTAAGCTGTTGTATTAGTGCGGTGTGTTTTGAAGTTTTCTTTGAGATTAAATGTTTAATTCTGCGGACTACCAAGTCCTTCCAAGATTGAATGGTTGTAAAAGCTAAACAAGGACTAACCAAGTATCTCATGAAACCTCGATTAGAGCTAACTCATGAAACCTCGATTAGAGATAAATTTTGCATGCTTTCTTTGTAGGCTTCTTCAGGCTGCCATTGGGGGATTTTCAACATTTTTTCCTGATTATCAGGACAGAATAGCTAGACATGAAGCTGCTCACTTTTTAGGTGCTCTCTTTGAAAATTTCACTGATATCACGAACAACAAAATGCACCATGTAAACATCTCATCACACAATCACACTatctttttttattaacaataaGATGTCAGATGCTGTTACACCTAATAAAATTCTGCATTTGTGATAATTTTGTGTGCTAATCCTATCAAATCCCCAAAAGTTTGATAGACTGACACTCATGCATAATCAATTACTTGAAATTACAAGATATGCTGACATGTGTTCTTTGTACAACTGGTTGAATTTCGGTAGTTGCCTATTTGCTTGGCCTTCCGATACTTGGATATTCATTGGATATTGGGAAAGAGAACGTCAATCTGACTGACAAACGACTGGAGAAAGTGATATATAGCGGGCAGCTTGATGCAAAGGAGCTGGACAGGTATTTATCGCCATTCCTTGAAATTCTAAATTATAGATTGCCTAATGTTATTTACCTGAAGCTTAACCCTCTATCTTCTAGAGTACTCTGATCCCTGTGTCCGTGCCTCTTTGCAAGTGTAAAGCTGGTGTCTAATCTAAATTGTTTAGTTCCCGAGTTGTGTAGCTtacactaattttattttttaaatcttataATTCCTTACATGAGGAGAGGTTTTCTGAATAACATCAGTCTCTCATGTCTAAGTCTGGTAATTATGTGAGAAAAACGAGAAGAAGATTTAGCTGCGACTCATTGGAGTCTGTGAAACTGCAAGGCCAAAGATGGTCAATTGAGTTTAGAAAGTTGAACATCAAGAATACATGAATAATATAGATTGACATTTGTTCCCAGATTGGCAGTTGTAGCCATGGCTGGATTAGCAGCAGAAGGTCTCAAATATGATAAAGTGGTTGGCCAATCTGTTGATCTTTTTACTCTTCAGGTTTGTGAATACCATCAAATTATATTCTCAGCTCTATAGAAGTTGTGATTAGTAAACATAGgtgaatttttttcttcttcagagATTTATTAACAGGAGCAAGCCAACAATTACCAAAGATCAACAACAAAATCTAACAAGATGGGCAGTATGTTACTCTCTTCGTTTATAATTCTCTACAGAATTTTGCAACAAAAGAGGTTTCGACTTTCTTGTTTCTACTACACTAATATACTGACAACGAATCATACTACGTGCAGGTTCTCCTTGCTGCATCTCTCTTAAAGACCAACACGACACGACATGAAGCCCTAATGGCAGCAATGTCAAATAAAGCAACCGTTTTGGAGTGCATTGAAGCAATTGAGAAAGCTGCATAAACTTACAGTTTCGTGGAGCACATTTTACAAATGATATAGATTACACCAGAATTTACAGGAAAATGATCAACTTGTacagctttttttttttccccagtCATAAAAAAACGACCTGCGAACTACTTAATACTTAATATCTTGTGCAAAGACTTCTTAAAATGCATGAGAATGATTGTTTTTTGTGCTGTCAAGATGTACATCAATGATTGTTTTTTGTGCTGTCAAGATGTACATCCGCCAGAATATACTCTCCACAAAAATATGTTCTATATTGAGAAATTTCCTTCATTAATCAAAGAAAACATGAAAAACATctttagacaataaaatttcaatatctGAAAATAGGAAAACCCTGATTTTGATTTCCAAAAGCACCTGAAACAGgactaataaatatattatgatttaATCAAACTTTAAATCATCATCAAAAAATTGGCCAtgcaaaaaattatcaaatgcAACAAcagtaaacaaataataaaataatgttaaaaattaaattataaataataaatttcgaaCCATTGCCGAAGCACAAATTAGAGGCtagtatattaattaatatataaaagacatTGTACTGTACTCAACATAGAGCAAAGGTTGTGCTCAACTCAGCGGatgtacaaaaaaaaaagtctaatAATAGTTCATGAAGTATGTATTAAGAGAACAAAGTACAGACAGCAAAGGTTGTGCTCAACTCAAAGCTAAGCATTTATTTGCATTCATCATATCCTTTTTTTCCAATGAACTAGATCACATACATGTTACAATTTTAACACACTTCAATTCTTTTCATTTATTTAGCCGAACTTGAAGATCATTAAAACCCCATGTCTGCTGATTCAAGGTTCCATAGAACAAAACTAACCCATCAGACAAAATTCTGATAGCACTGAGTATTGTTCTGTGTAACATCATCACAAATCCATATAACAGCAGCATATTAATTAGCTTCTTTTGTGCACATTGAATCCTCTAATCCAAGTTCCCCATTCAAAGCCGAGAAGGTGTGGCATTCGTTTCCAGAAGCTTTGAGAAGTTGGTGGACATACATAGCTCTCATAATCGTCCATACGTAGAAAGTAAGTCCCTCAATTTCTTTGCCTCGTTATTCATTTTGTCAAAGCTCTTTGTAGTAGGCATCCTCCAACCCCAGTTTCCAAACTATAACCACCACAATTAGTTACCATTGAAAGCATTTATTCCATTATTGAGAAATTTCCCTTAAAGAAATTTTTGTTGTTCCAAACTATATCCACAACAAATAGTTAGcatcaaaaatcatttattcCACTAGTGTGTAACAACATACCCTACTGGAGTTGTGACAGTTGTCAGTTGCCCactatttacaaataattgggcATAAATAGAAGTCCAACACTCCAGATGTTAACTACATCATCTTGTAAGCAATATTCTAAAAGACACTACGCTCAGCTGGGTAATGAAGTGAGGTGCCAAAACAATTAGGCAGGCTACCACAAGGCAaatcttatttcaaaattatatacaacTTTAATAGaaacatatatttcaaatttatctaAATCTAATTGTACAATGCCAACAACATAACCTAAGCCATAATATCCATATCAccaatatataagtatattaaaataaaccgaGTACACTAACACAGACGTTTGGAAAAATGTCACATCTGCTTTGGCAGATCCCAACCCACCCAGGGACCTGCCTAATAAACAAATTTTTCCTGTAGTAGTTATAGAGTGACTCAAAACTCCAGTTTCTGCCTATGTACTGCCCAAGCCATTGATTAGAAGACTACTTGTACATAGCGAGTGATCCATATGCTTGTTTCTCTTGATCATATACTTGTTTGTCCAAGAGACTCCTAATTTAGACTCCTAAGTTAAAATTTGAGGAGGAAGAGTAAAAGTGCTGCTCCAAGGGCTCTTAGTGGCTTCTCAATCATATCACTGAGAGATTCCCTTCACTCTTTATTTTAGAGGGCTCTACTCCCTCTTCTAAGTTACTCCAAAGTTATACTTTATGATAAACTATTCAAgtactctctttctctcttcaTTTCTAATTGTGATTCTGTTGCTCGAAAATACTTCTAAAGATGAACAATATAATAGGAGTGATTATAAGGATATTGTGGAAGTTAAATTAAAGGTATCCATGTCCAAAATTAGAAAGAGCCCATTTTTTGTTACATATACGGACCAGACTAGGAGTCTCTATGCTCTGCCCCTATATAGAATTTTAGGGACACATGCAGATCTCTTCATGTTGTAAGAAACTCAGGACCAAAACGAGAATGATAATGCATTCTAGATATACTCTTTCAGTTCTAACAGAAGAGATCTACTCTAATATTAAGCTTGCAATATTTTGGCAATTAACCCGATTACAATATGGTGTCATCAGACGGTAACAATAACAAACAGACTCTGTAAAGGATTAGTCTTATTTTGCATATGGGAAACGTGTGTATAAATAAGTATAACTGTGCAAATAACCCCAAGCATGTTTGAAAAATAGTGACTTGGTAAAATGCGCACTTTTGACGTTTCTGtctgcaataataataataataatttctttaCCTGAGTAGCTGGAATATTCATCCTAGCAGAACTCCCAAGCCCTAGAATGTCTTGAATAGGGATGATCGATGTCCGAGCAACAGAGGCAAGTGCTGCCTGTATTAAAGCCCATGAGATATCATCTTCTTCAGAAATGGATAGATACCTAAGTACCTGAAAATGCAGATATATTGACTAAAAAGGAGGAAATTTACAGTGATGCTAGGCACGCGCAAAAGTAAAGCACTTAAACTTTATAAtcacttcttttttcttttcttttttgtaatcTACTCCGAAAAATCACTAACACTGGATTGCTCTTCTTGCTGCAAATGATCCCACCATCCTCGTACCTACATTATAAACAAGTATTAGACAGTGATTTTAGcaataaaacaaatttattacttCGACTTGAAAAAGCATAATTATGAAACCATGAGTTTGGGCAATTTTTATTTGGTATGCGATGTCCAGCTTCCACCTAAATTTGGTAACTGCAATATTTCGTATTTTTGGCGCAGAACACATTTTTTTAAgtcaatttaaatatatgtaatagTACATTATACCCTCTTGTTAAGACATCTACCTTCTGAATCCTATAACAGATGAGAAGGCATAAACAACGTACCGTGTCATTATCATGAGTCCCAGTGTAGACAACTTGATTGGGTTCGTGATTATGAGGCAAGTGAGGGTTTTTTGCATCACTTCCAAAACCTAAAGCACAAGGATGAATTCAAGATTTAGTGTATACACATTAAAGCATGTATAGAATGATCTGTTTATATCAGGCAAAAAATTATTGATACCAAACTGCAGGACAGCCATTCCAGGTGCCCCAATTGACTTCCTAAGCTGAACTACATCCTCTGTGATGACTCCCTGACGAGGAAAAGCATATAACAGCTCAAATATCTCTTTATGTAACAAAGATCAGTACTCTCAATATGATGCATGATTTTCCATAAGATAGCTACATCAATTTAAAAGCATTTTAGGTAGCCAAGGCAGACAAATCAGAAGGCAACACCCTCTAAATATCTGCACAAATCTAGAAATTCATACTCAGTTTGAGAATGTTTTTGTGAAGAATTTGTCACATATCCCAAAACCTTGAGGTGTTGGGTGAAGATTATCCCACATCAATTGTGGATGAGCATAGTGTTGAGAGTGAAATTCTCACCAGTGAGCTAGCTTCTGGGTTTGAGAGGTGATGTAGGACAGTCATTAAATGTTTGGCAGTAGTATAGAGGCTTTGGAAGCCCAATATAATATTCTAGAAGTAGattattagttattattattatataactaGGATAcattatcttttaatatttagagCCCAAAGAAAGTATTTGACAGCAATATAGAAGGCTTTGGAAGCCCAATAAAATATTCTAGAAGTAGATTATTagttattatcattatataacTAGGATACATTATCCCTTAGTATTTAAATTTGATAAGAATACTAGGCGAAGTTTCTTATATATAGGATCTAATACTATGTAATAGGGTGGAGTTTTATGATTGGATTAATACATGGGTTGTTTTCACTTTCTCTTGCGAGAGGAGTATTATCCAGACCCTAATCAGCCCCATACCCCATCAAGAGCGGCCCAATAACACCCAACAGAGTCCAGTTACAACCATCTCTAATCTCTTTGTGGGCTCCCAGTGGGCCTCAGGAAGCCACGTGACATGGTAAATGAGCTATTCTTGGCAGGTGACATGCCGGATGTATGGATGTAGAGATTGTGTGCTCATCCCAAATCGGTTGTGAAAGGTGATAAAAAAACTAGCTTTTGGGCTGAGTGAGGCCAATAGCATGCAACAAaggttttaaaatattgaagtaAAAGCAAAAAGTGTCATCTGATCCAGTTTAAAAGGCTTTACCAAATCTTCTGCTACTATATTGATCTGGCCAACATCTTTGAATATGGCATGAAACAAAGACTTTCCTGGTCCAACCTATCGGCAAACGAAGCTCATCAGAACTAAGTCATGGCATGTGTagtattgaaaattattaatttcttccAGAAGGATAGTATCTGACCTTCCATTTCCCAACTGTCGCAATTTTTGCTTCTGCATGcgggaaaaataattttattgttcACGATTATAATGTGTCATGAAGTTGATAATACTAATTAAATAGGGACTAACCAGAAGGAACAGCCCAATAACCAGCAAACCCTCTAAAATGATCTATCCTGAATTCATCAAACAGATCTTGTGCACGTCTCAAACGGTGTATCCACCAGGAAAATCCATCTTTCTCCATGGCTTTCCAATCGTATAATGGGCTTTTATTGGAAAGAGAAAATTTATTAAGGGATATAATAGATTAAAAAGAATTGATCCGAgataaaaatcataataataaataCTAATTTATACAGATTCATAATGTGATGACAATCTGACCTACAGCTATATGGTAATTAGAGGAAATATAAAAAGTTATGAGTGAGAAAAAACAATTTAGCTTCAGGTAATAAAGAGGACCCAATCACAGTACATAACTTTGTTAAGAAAATAGGCTCTAAATATGCCTGTCTGTTTTTACTAGCCTAGGTCTAGACACAAAATTACAATTTCCTGGTAAAAAATGCACGTGAAAGTAGTGTGTCAAAAAATGATGCAAAGTAGCATGTAATTACTTTAAGAAGTCCAATTAGTGTAGAATGAACCATGTTTTTTTAGTCAATGTATGAATTTGGTCATCTATAATCCAGGATATCCAGATCTTTGAATTAACAACCGTATCTtgacaaaagaataaaaaaCTGTCCTTCACATTCTTCTC of Daucus carota subsp. sativus chromosome 3, DH1 v3.0, whole genome shotgun sequence contains these proteins:
- the LOC108214197 gene encoding uncharacterized protein LOC108214197; this translates as MASLYFPIVGACMSQSYPKRTLIKAAAASSSAPPNVDLTPLDSAIAQKDSDAVKEALDQLREAGWAKQWASQPNISRRTTFLRELTTLGIKNAENLAIPSVRNDAAFLTTVVGTTGALGTLAGQLPGDWGFFVPYLIGSISLVVLAVGSTNPGLLQAAIGGFSTFFPDYQDRIARHEAAHFLVAYLLGLPILGYSLDIGKENVNLTDKRLEKVIYSGQLDAKELDRLAVVAMAGLAAEGLKYDKVVGQSVDLFTLQRFINRSKPTITKDQQQNLTRWAVLLAASLLKTNTTRHEALMAAMSNKATVLECIEAIEKAA